The Thermodesulfatator atlanticus DSM 21156 genome contains a region encoding:
- a CDS encoding GNAT family N-acetyltransferase, giving the protein MNDKKKEKITIKQLKDIKPLASELKRIYLEAYQDDYLYAYREPQRVKRYLKWLIKHADGGFWVAFVNDKPVGFIAIQPDCRFHGEIVPEIHELVVDPAHQGRGIGKLLMQKALDFLRKKGFSRVALWVGERNEDAKRFYEKLGFRVTDRQGAWLRMEKELQTSSEKRSSSLSRTAKASTTSESSMISSGV; this is encoded by the coding sequence ATGAATGACAAAAAGAAAGAAAAAATCACCATAAAACAGTTAAAAGACATAAAACCGCTGGCCTCAGAACTTAAACGCATTTATCTTGAGGCCTACCAAGACGACTATCTTTATGCTTATCGTGAGCCCCAGAGAGTAAAACGCTATCTAAAGTGGCTTATAAAACACGCAGACGGGGGCTTTTGGGTAGCTTTTGTCAACGATAAACCCGTAGGCTTTATTGCCATTCAACCAGACTGTCGCTTCCACGGAGAAATCGTCCCGGAAATACACGAGCTTGTTGTTGATCCAGCCCATCAGGGCCGTGGTATAGGAAAACTCTTGATGCAAAAGGCACTAGATTTTTTGCGCAAAAAAGGCTTTTCCAGAGTGGCCCTTTGGGTAGGAGAAAGAAACGAAGACGCCAAGCGTTTTTATGAAAAACTTGGTTTTAGAGTAACCGACCGGCAAGGGGCTTGGCTGCGCATGGAAAAAGAGCTTCAAACTTCCTCTGAAAAAAGATCAAGCAGCTTGTCAAGAACAGCAAAAGCTTCTACCACGTCGGAAAGCTCTATGATTTCTTCTGGAGTATGA
- a CDS encoding metallophosphoesterase: MSIRYLILSDLHLGEEDSLLTNLKPGVDEIDPLKPSPVLTKFADCLEELISPETKRPYLVVLGDGLEMALARFNQAAMAFERLIEEFLVKRALFQGLIYVPGNHDHHLWETAREIQYSDFLWRRKPPGSELPEPWHISNAFPSKEYHYVPSPFIAKFLSRFNSLDDFFVGMIYPVFGLIAEEEKKIICLHHGHLMEGIYRLMSKLRVLLFPDEKEPKTLDQIEKENFAWIDFFWSTMGRSGPAGEKIESIYECLLVPATFKDLIKRFAMVLAKNLDIPLVPERWEDDVFERVLGKLTEKEFLPERSKEERSLSSDSEKELRWFIEGPLFEEIKKALPVDNDELAQYKFDFIFGHTHKPFARLDKFYPYRSWTKVFNTGGWVVDRLELFPVYGANMVLISDAFETLNIELFRLGNLNRPKISKVKSPEEGSSSFEKEIAKKLEREVWQDFAEVVQAAAQVRASHLRKRIFGS; encoded by the coding sequence ATGTCAATACGGTATTTGATCCTTTCTGATTTGCACCTCGGTGAAGAAGATAGTCTTTTAACAAACTTAAAGCCAGGGGTGGATGAAATAGACCCCTTAAAACCGTCTCCAGTTCTTACCAAATTTGCCGATTGTTTGGAAGAACTTATTTCTCCTGAAACAAAAAGGCCATATTTGGTTGTGCTGGGAGATGGCCTTGAAATGGCCCTTGCGCGTTTTAACCAGGCTGCGATGGCCTTTGAGCGCTTAATAGAGGAATTTTTAGTGAAAAGGGCCCTTTTTCAAGGGTTAATTTATGTACCGGGAAATCATGATCATCATCTCTGGGAAACAGCCCGAGAGATCCAATACAGCGATTTTCTTTGGCGTCGCAAACCACCTGGAAGCGAACTTCCAGAGCCATGGCACATTTCTAACGCCTTTCCCTCTAAAGAGTATCATTATGTTCCCTCGCCTTTTATCGCGAAATTTTTAAGCCGTTTTAACTCTCTTGATGATTTCTTTGTGGGGATGATTTATCCGGTATTTGGCCTTATAGCCGAAGAAGAAAAGAAGATAATCTGCTTGCATCACGGACATTTAATGGAAGGTATCTACCGCTTGATGAGCAAACTGCGCGTGTTGCTTTTTCCTGATGAAAAGGAACCAAAAACTTTAGACCAAATAGAAAAAGAAAACTTTGCCTGGATAGATTTCTTCTGGTCCACCATGGGCAGATCTGGTCCTGCTGGCGAAAAGATAGAAAGCATTTATGAATGTCTTTTGGTGCCAGCCACTTTTAAAGACTTGATAAAAAGATTTGCCATGGTTCTGGCTAAAAATCTTGATATTCCCCTTGTGCCTGAAAGATGGGAAGATGATGTTTTTGAAAGGGTGCTTGGCAAACTAACAGAAAAAGAATTTTTGCCAGAACGCAGCAAAGAAGAAAGAAGCCTGTCTTCTGACTCAGAAAAAGAACTACGATGGTTTATAGAAGGCCCTCTTTTCGAGGAGATAAAAAAGGCGCTCCCTGTGGATAATGACGAACTGGCACAATACAAGTTTGACTTTATCTTTGGGCACACCCACAAGCCTTTCGCAAGGCTTGATAAATTTTATCCTTATCGTTCATGGACAAAAGTTTTTAATACTGGAGGATGGGTGGTAGATCGCTTGGAGCTTTTTCCTGTGTACGGTGCAAATATGGTTTTGATAAGTGACGCCTTTGAAACTTTAAACATTGAGCTTTTTCGTTTAGGAAACCTGAATAGGCCTAAAATCTCTAAAGTAAAAAGCCCTGAAGAAGGATCTTCTTCCTTTGAAAAAGAAATAGCCAAAAAATTAGAGCGAGAAGTTTGGCAAGATTTTGCGGAAGTTGTCCAGGCTGCGGCTCAGGTGCGCGCAAGTCACTTAAGAAAACGCATCTTCGGCTCTTAA
- the aroB gene encoding 3-dehydroquinate synthase, which produces MRCLKVKTGRPYEILIEGGLLTEVPEDLAQINLGHRYALISDSNVAEFLGEDLLRLLKEADISAELFVFPAGEVSKNMDTVVSLARQMVSKGFDRKCAVIALGGGVTGDLAGFLASIYLRGIPYVQIPTSLLAQVDSSVGGKTGVDLPEGKNLLGTFYQPWRVYIDYGVLATLPFEHLKNGLAEVVKYGCISSPELFKFLDDNASSLLNYDAYTLEHIIYESCRIKADVVSQDEKEGGLRRILNFGHTIGHAIEAAANYEMLHGFCVSIGMVAAARLSEELGIAQEDLSAPIEALLKKLGLPVRIPKELDPAKIEAYLRADKKVWRGKLVFVLLKRLGEPVFYEEPPKELISKIIDSLRAEDAFS; this is translated from the coding sequence ATGCGTTGTTTAAAGGTAAAAACAGGAAGACCTTACGAAATCCTCATCGAAGGTGGCCTTTTAACCGAAGTCCCTGAAGACCTTGCCCAAATTAATCTTGGCCACCGCTACGCCTTAATTTCCGATAGCAACGTAGCAGAATTCCTTGGGGAAGACCTTTTGCGTTTGTTAAAAGAAGCTGATATTTCTGCCGAACTTTTTGTTTTCCCTGCTGGTGAAGTCTCAAAAAACATGGACACCGTAGTATCCCTCGCCAGGCAGATGGTTAGCAAAGGCTTTGACCGCAAGTGTGCTGTCATTGCCCTTGGAGGCGGAGTCACAGGAGACCTGGCCGGCTTTCTTGCTTCGATATACTTACGTGGAATCCCCTACGTCCAGATCCCAACCAGCCTTCTGGCCCAGGTTGATAGCTCGGTTGGCGGAAAAACCGGGGTGGATCTCCCTGAGGGGAAAAATCTTCTCGGCACATTTTATCAGCCCTGGCGGGTTTATATCGATTATGGCGTGCTGGCAACCCTTCCCTTTGAGCACCTAAAAAACGGCCTGGCAGAAGTGGTCAAATACGGCTGTATTTCAAGCCCTGAGCTTTTTAAGTTTTTAGATGATAACGCCTCTTCGCTTCTTAACTATGACGCCTACACCCTGGAACACATTATTTACGAAAGCTGTCGCATTAAAGCCGATGTTGTCTCACAGGATGAAAAAGAAGGCGGTCTCAGGCGCATTCTTAATTTTGGGCACACTATTGGCCATGCCATAGAAGCCGCTGCCAATTATGAAATGCTTCACGGATTTTGCGTAAGTATCGGCATGGTCGCCGCAGCTAGGCTTTCTGAAGAATTAGGCATAGCTCAAGAAGATTTAAGCGCCCCCATCGAGGCCCTTCTCAAGAAACTAGGCCTCCCTGTGCGCATTCCCAAAGAGTTAGATCCTGCCAAAATCGAAGCTTATCTGCGCGCTGATAAAAAAGTCTGGCGTGGCAAGCTCGTTTTTGTCCTTTTGAAAAGATTAGGTGAGCCAGTTTTTTACGAGGAGCCACCCAAAGAACTCATAAGCAAGATAATCGACTCTTTAAGAGCCGAAGATGCGTTTTCTTAA
- a CDS encoding fumarate hydratase, translated as MREISKEEIIARISQGAISSCKILPKEVLARLEQALNDEPSPLGKKALEILIENARIAAKEELPICQDTGIAVVFVELGEDLKVKDLIEAINEGIAKGYEEGYLRKSVADPITRKNTKTNTPAVVHVEIVPGDKAKFWVLPKGCGSENMSKLKMLPPAAGIEGIKDFVLETVREAGPNPCPPITVGIGIGGTFEKAALLAKKALIRPLGKPSADSTLAELERELLTEINKLGIGPLGFGGKTTALAVHIEKYPTHIASLPVAVNIQCHAARLSYFEI; from the coding sequence ATGAGGGAGATAAGCAAAGAAGAAATTATTGCGCGTATTTCACAGGGGGCCATTTCTTCCTGTAAGATCTTGCCAAAAGAGGTTCTTGCGCGCCTTGAGCAGGCCCTTAACGATGAACCTTCCCCTTTGGGGAAAAAGGCCTTAGAAATCCTCATCGAAAACGCCAGGATAGCCGCAAAAGAGGAACTTCCTATCTGTCAGGATACAGGGATAGCCGTTGTCTTTGTTGAGCTTGGCGAAGATTTAAAAGTAAAGGATCTCATTGAAGCTATTAACGAAGGAATAGCCAAGGGTTATGAAGAAGGCTACTTGCGCAAGTCGGTTGCTGATCCTATCACCCGTAAAAATACAAAGACTAACACTCCTGCGGTTGTTCACGTAGAGATAGTTCCTGGAGACAAAGCTAAGTTCTGGGTTTTGCCCAAGGGGTGCGGCAGCGAAAACATGAGCAAACTCAAGATGCTTCCTCCTGCCGCGGGCATAGAAGGTATAAAAGACTTTGTCCTTGAGACCGTAAGAGAAGCTGGTCCAAATCCTTGTCCGCCTATCACAGTTGGGATAGGGATTGGTGGAACCTTTGAAAAAGCAGCCTTACTTGCCAAAAAAGCTCTGATAAGGCCGCTTGGCAAGCCTTCTGCTGATAGCACTTTAGCTGAGCTTGAGCGGGAACTTTTAACAGAGATAAACAAGCTCGGTATAGGGCCACTTGGTTTTGGAGGCAAAACCACTGCCCTAGCGGTTCACATTGAAAAATACCCTACTCATATTGCCAGTTTACCGGTGGCGGTAAACATCCAATGCCATGCAGCCCGCTTAAGTTATTTCGAAATATAG
- a CDS encoding HAD family hydrolase produces MFTLEIPQFGFLKLKHLVFDFNGTLAVDGKPKTGVKEKLNELAKTFEIHVITADTFGKAKKALLDVDVKIHILPPGEKHDELKLKYVEELGPKQVAAIGNGENDALMLAEAALGIAVLMEEGLSKEAFLAADILVKDINDALDLFLNPLRLKATLRR; encoded by the coding sequence ATGTTTACCTTGGAAATACCCCAATTCGGCTTTTTGAAGCTTAAACATCTGGTCTTTGACTTCAATGGAACGCTGGCAGTAGATGGAAAGCCAAAAACGGGGGTTAAAGAAAAGTTAAACGAACTGGCTAAAACTTTTGAAATACATGTGATAACTGCAGACACCTTTGGTAAGGCCAAAAAAGCCCTTTTAGATGTTGACGTAAAAATTCACATATTACCTCCTGGTGAAAAACACGATGAATTAAAGCTCAAATATGTTGAAGAGCTTGGGCCCAAACAGGTGGCTGCCATTGGAAACGGGGAAAACGACGCCTTAATGCTCGCCGAAGCTGCCCTTGGAATAGCGGTTTTGATGGAAGAAGGTCTTTCCAAAGAGGCCTTTTTGGCCGCTGACATATTGGTCAAAGACATCAACGATGCCCTTGACCTCTTTTTGAATCCCTTGAGACTCAAAGCCACCTTGCGGCGCTAA